A stretch of DNA from Deltaproteobacteria bacterium:
AATTTATCCGCAATGCCGGCGGGGCCGAGATGGCCGAGGGATACGCCTATCCCGTTGTCTTTGACCGCAATTCCCAAGATCCGGCGATCGTAGATTTCATCAAAAAATTCCGGAAAAAATACGGGGAGAAAGAATTCATCGATACTCCGGATCCTTCCTTCTACGACGGCACGATGCTTCTGTTTGAAGGTCTCCGCAGGGCAGGAACGGTGGAGGATACGGATAAGATTCGAGTCGCTCTTGAAGGTATCGAAAAATTTCAAGGCGTCCTCGGTGAAATGAGGTGGGGCGGGAAAGAAACGTATGGGATCAATCATCAGATTATCCAGCATCACCATATCGCCCAGATCCAAAAGGGCAAAGAAGTCATTATCCTGAAGGCCGGGGAGTTTTAGTAGGGAGGCCGATTGGACTAAAATGGGTTTGGAACCCACCTTGGCTGGGTGAGGCAGGGGAATATCCGGGCATCATGCTCGAGCGGGCATGGTGCCCCTTGGGGGATTCAGGGAGGTTCGATTTTCGTCCATGGACCCGATTTTCTTTCAGACCTGCATCAACGGATTGATCCTGGGGTCGCTCTATCTTTTGGTAGCTTTAGGCTTGACCCTAATTTTCAGTATCCTGGGGATCATCAATTTTGCGCACGGTGAGATCTTCATGCTGGGAGGATTCGCGACTTTCTTCCTGAGGGAATACTATGGAGTGAACTTTTTCCTCTCCCTGGTTGCCTCTATGCTGATCCTTGCGGCTTTTGGGGTTTTGATCGAAAGAATGATCTTTCGGCCTTTACGTGGAGAGCCATTAAACTTATTGGTCATTTCTCTGGGATTGTCCATTGTTCTGCAAAACCTGGCCCTCATTTTTTGGGGACCGGAAGAGCAATCCTACCTCATCGGATTCCAGGGAGTCATCAACCTATTCGGCATGGTACTCTCCAAAGAGAGACTGGCGGCTTTCACGATCTCGGCCATTTTGGTGGTGGGATTGTATGTATTTATCGGGCGAACCAAGACCGGCAAAGCTCTTCAGGCCGTAGCCCAAGACTCTGAGGCAGCGGCCTTGCAGGGGATCAACATCAATCAGATAAACGCTCTAACCTTTGGGATCGGCTGCGCCCTGGCGGCGGCAGCGGGTTCGACCATGGGTCCGATTTTCCTTGTTTCTCCCTTCATGGGCATGATGCCCGTGGTGAAAGCTTTCATTATCATCATGCTGGGAGGCCTGGGAAGCGTTATCGGGGCCGTAGTCGGAGGGCTGATCCTGGGGATCGCGGAGAGTTTTGGAGCCACCTATCTGGGGGCAACCTTCCAGAATATGATCGGTTTCATTATTCTCATGTCCTTGTTGATTTTCAAACCTTTGGGGCTTTTTGGATACCATGAGTAAGAAAGGTTTTTATCTTATTGGTTTGTACCTTTTTCTATTGTGTATCCCCTTATTCACAAAGGATCTTTACCATATCCACATTTTGATCGTGACCATGTTCCATATCATCCTGGCCCTGGGCCTGAATTTCGTGATGAACACGGCTCAGGTTCCTCTCTGCCAGGCAGCCTTCGTGGGAATCGGGGCTTATACTTCCACCTTATTGGTCATGCGGTTAAATTTCTCCTTTTGGCTCTCTCTCCCGATTGCCGGGATTCTTACGGGAATCCTCGGGATCATTGTGGGATTGCCAACCTTAAGAATCAAGGGGATCTATTTCGCCATGGCCACCTTTGCCTTCGGGGAGATCATTCGGCTGCTTTTCATTGGCTGGGGGGGATTATTTGGCGGCGCGAATGGGATTAGCGCGATTCCTTCTCCCAATCCCATTCCCATACCCTTCCTCGGGCAGATAGAATTTGAAACCAAAGTCCCCTATTACTATTTTACCCTTGTTGTTCTGACCCTCTGTCTCATCATTATTTATCGGCTGACTCATTCCCGAATCGGAAGAGCTTGCACGGCCATTCGGGAATCTGACCTTCTGGCGCAGTGTACGGGAATTGACATTATGGGATATAAGGTCTTTGCCTTCGCCGTCAACTCTTTCTTCGCGGGGATCGTGGGGGGCATCTACGCTCATTATTTTCATTTTATTGGTCCTCAGGATTTTACCTTCTGGCAATCCGTTGAATACCTGGTCTTCATTGTCATGGGAGGAAGTGGAACTATCGGAGGGCCGATCATCGGCTCCATTTTTCTCACTTTTCTGCCCGAATTCCTAAGAATGGCTGTGGAGTTTCAGGTAGTGTTATATGGACTAGCCCTCATTCTGGTTCTGCTCTTCATGCCCCAAGGGATCGTGGGCCTATTGGTTAAGGTTAGCAACCGTTTGGCAAGGTCTTCATACAGAAATAAAAAAGATGAAAATACTGGAAGTGCGAGAATTAAGTAAGAGGTTCGGCGGCCTAATGGCCGTAAGTCAATTGGATTTCGATGTCCAGGCA
This window harbors:
- a CDS encoding branched-chain amino acid ABC transporter permease, encoding MDPIFFQTCINGLILGSLYLLVALGLTLIFSILGIINFAHGEIFMLGGFATFFLREYYGVNFFLSLVASMLILAAFGVLIERMIFRPLRGEPLNLLVISLGLSIVLQNLALIFWGPEEQSYLIGFQGVINLFGMVLSKERLAAFTISAILVVGLYVFIGRTKTGKALQAVAQDSEAAALQGININQINALTFGIGCALAAAAGSTMGPIFLVSPFMGMMPVVKAFIIIMLGGLGSVIGAVVGGLILGIAESFGATYLGATFQNMIGFIILMSLLIFKPLGLFGYHE
- a CDS encoding branched-chain amino acid ABC transporter permease, whose protein sequence is MSKKGFYLIGLYLFLLCIPLFTKDLYHIHILIVTMFHIILALGLNFVMNTAQVPLCQAAFVGIGAYTSTLLVMRLNFSFWLSLPIAGILTGILGIIVGLPTLRIKGIYFAMATFAFGEIIRLLFIGWGGLFGGANGISAIPSPNPIPIPFLGQIEFETKVPYYYFTLVVLTLCLIIIYRLTHSRIGRACTAIRESDLLAQCTGIDIMGYKVFAFAVNSFFAGIVGGIYAHYFHFIGPQDFTFWQSVEYLVFIVMGGSGTIGGPIIGSIFLTFLPEFLRMAVEFQVVLYGLALILVLLFMPQGIVGLLVKVSNRLARSSYRNKKDENTGSARIK